The Candidatus Delongbacteria bacterium genome has a segment encoding these proteins:
- a CDS encoding response regulator transcription factor — MSTLPRILIVEDDPHIRELICRALEDGSRQCETCADLKSALQRLHLGLPDLLILDRVLPGGDGLRILQKVREVSNLPVLLLTSLRSEDHKVEGLEAGADDYLGKPFSLRELSARVNALLRRSRIPAGVSLRLGALSLDSEGRQAFRGEQPLDLSPLEVRVLKTLLLNQERVLRRDELIGLAWGVEYEGYDRAVDTLVVRLRRKLTGPGMPQVRTVRGQGYSLSLEEDA; from the coding sequence ATGTCGACCCTCCCGCGGATCCTGATCGTCGAGGATGATCCCCACATCCGGGAGTTGATCTGCCGCGCCCTAGAGGACGGATCCCGCCAGTGCGAGACCTGCGCGGACCTGAAGTCCGCCCTGCAGCGACTGCATCTGGGGTTGCCCGACCTGCTGATCCTGGATCGCGTGCTGCCTGGCGGGGACGGCCTGCGCATCCTGCAGAAGGTGCGGGAGGTGAGCAACCTGCCCGTGCTGCTGCTGACCAGCCTGCGCAGCGAGGACCACAAGGTCGAGGGGCTGGAGGCCGGGGCCGACGACTATCTGGGCAAGCCCTTCTCCCTGCGTGAACTGAGCGCGCGGGTCAACGCCCTGCTGCGGCGCAGCCGGATTCCCGCGGGCGTCAGCCTGCGGCTGGGCGCCCTCTCGCTGGACTCCGAGGGCCGGCAGGCCTTCCGCGGCGAGCAGCCGCTGGACCTGAGCCCGCTGGAGGTCCGGGTGCTGAAGACCCTCCTGCTGAATCAGGAGCGCGTGTTGCGCCGCGACGAGCTGATCGGCCTGGCCTGGGGCGTGGAGTACGAGGGCTACGACCGGGCCGTGGACACGCTGGTGGTGCGTCTGCGTCGCAAGCTGACCGGGCCGGGCATGCCCCAGGTCCGCACCGTGCGGGGCCAGGGCTACTCCCTCAGTCTGGAAGAGGACGCGTGA
- a CDS encoding HAMP domain-containing sensor histidine kinase, which yields MIPRPRFFHNLAGRFGLLLLLLLALQAGLTGVAVFSWIRARDLALHKVELGEQAGLILPALADSLSRWSGSGPALTRQSSLRHQMRRSLGRPQAMSLVWVDQAGNMAAVGFLELDPRLPELKRMIQAGLSQRELESGASRLDLALVARAAPGGWLILAGDSAAHLWTKGGRGLLVAVLAGSAGIAGLAGWWLARPLLRRFRALSRAFSTLGEGGFSHRLADPHPDELGQLAREFDQMAAQVERLTADLARSDRERRQLLSEVSHELGAPLTNLIGYLDLLQREGSLAPEPRATLRLCSSQAKRLDHLVSDLLDLARLDDAGLRLRHVELDLRDTVDQEVAAIELACLDRGIQLDWQRPAEPVRVLGDEARLAQILRNLLRNSVRQLDNPQLEGPTLLVTLENFGERVELRVLDNGPGIRPADLAQLFDRYHRPHSSWGEGSGLGLCISRRLAELHGGTLEGASEGLGRGAVFTLGLPRALTRAV from the coding sequence GTGATTCCCAGGCCCCGCTTCTTCCACAATCTGGCGGGCCGCTTCGGTCTGCTCCTGCTGCTGCTGCTGGCCCTGCAGGCCGGACTGACCGGCGTGGCGGTCTTCTCCTGGATCCGCGCCCGGGATCTGGCCCTGCACAAGGTGGAACTGGGCGAACAGGCGGGGCTGATCCTGCCGGCCCTGGCGGACAGCCTGTCGCGCTGGTCGGGCTCCGGCCCGGCGCTCACGCGCCAATCCAGCCTGCGCCACCAGATGCGCCGCAGCCTGGGCCGGCCCCAGGCCATGAGTCTGGTCTGGGTGGATCAGGCGGGCAACATGGCCGCGGTGGGCTTCCTGGAACTGGATCCGCGGCTGCCGGAACTGAAGCGCATGATCCAGGCGGGCCTCTCCCAGCGCGAGTTGGAGTCCGGCGCCAGTCGCCTGGACCTGGCGCTGGTGGCCCGCGCCGCTCCTGGCGGTTGGCTGATCCTGGCCGGGGACTCCGCCGCCCACCTGTGGACGAAGGGCGGTCGCGGCCTGCTGGTGGCCGTGTTGGCCGGATCCGCCGGCATCGCCGGACTGGCGGGCTGGTGGCTGGCCCGTCCCCTACTGCGGCGTTTCCGCGCCCTCAGCCGGGCCTTCTCCACCCTGGGGGAGGGTGGCTTCTCGCATCGGCTGGCGGATCCGCACCCGGACGAGCTGGGGCAGCTGGCCCGCGAGTTCGACCAGATGGCCGCCCAGGTGGAGCGGTTGACTGCGGATCTGGCCCGCAGCGACCGGGAGCGCCGCCAGCTGCTCAGCGAAGTCAGCCACGAGCTGGGCGCGCCGCTCACCAATCTCATCGGCTACCTGGATCTGCTCCAGCGCGAGGGTTCCCTGGCCCCGGAGCCGCGCGCCACCCTGCGCCTCTGCTCCAGCCAGGCCAAACGCCTGGACCACCTGGTCTCGGACCTGCTGGACCTGGCGCGCCTGGATGACGCCGGGCTGCGCCTGCGGCACGTGGAGCTGGATCTGCGTGACACGGTGGACCAGGAGGTGGCGGCCATCGAGCTGGCCTGTCTGGATCGCGGCATCCAGCTGGACTGGCAGCGGCCGGCGGAGCCGGTCCGCGTGCTCGGGGACGAAGCCCGGCTGGCCCAGATCCTGCGCAATCTGCTGCGCAACTCGGTGCGCCAGTTGGACAACCCCCAGCTGGAGGGCCCCACCCTGCTCGTGACGCTGGAGAACTTCGGCGAGCGGGTCGAACTGCGTGTGCTGGACAACGGGCCGGGAATCCGGCCGGCGGACCTGGCCCAGCTCTTCGACCGCTACCACCGGCCCCACAGCAGCTGGGGCGAAGGCAGCGGCTTGGGGCTCTGCATCAGCCGCCGCCTGGCCGAACTGCACGGCGGCACCTTGGAGGGCGCCTCGGAGGGCCTGGGCCGCGGCGCCGTCTTCACGTTGGGCCTGCCCCGGGCGCTGACGCGGGCGGTCTGA
- a CDS encoding glutamine synthetase family protein → MPNQHDKAQVERVAELIKKAGIRFINLQFTDISGIVKSVGVPVTMWQDILAHGQWFDGSSIQGFARIAESDMLLVPDLDTFLQIPWDEDVPTARVICDVFHPDGSPFEGDPRRVLRRTLLEAEAQGITYYTGTELEFFLFRPHPDGSLLPLVPQDQAGYFDVSTDLAHTVRRHMVDNLVKMGLEIEALHHEVAIGQHEINFKYDKALATADNAITLRLTVKAVAQKHGLYATFMPKPIYGENGSGMHTNQSLWKDGKNDFIDRKDPHGLSGLAKHFIAGQLTHARSMSAVIAPLVNSYKRLVPGYEAPVYVSWASQNRSALIRVPRISPGRENGTRIELRCPDPSSNPYLAFAVMLAAGMDGVKKKLPAPKAAEEDLFHVSEAKRQRMTSMPGSLGEAIREYKKSRLIRQVFGDDLFQSYLTAKNKEWDAYRVQVSRWELDRYLAIY, encoded by the coding sequence ATGCCGAACCAGCACGACAAGGCACAGGTGGAACGCGTCGCGGAATTGATCAAGAAGGCGGGCATCCGCTTCATCAACCTGCAGTTCACGGACATCAGCGGCATCGTCAAGAGCGTGGGTGTGCCGGTGACCATGTGGCAGGACATCCTGGCGCACGGCCAGTGGTTTGACGGCAGCTCGATCCAGGGCTTCGCACGCATCGCCGAGAGCGACATGCTGCTGGTGCCGGATCTGGACACCTTCCTGCAGATTCCCTGGGACGAGGATGTGCCCACGGCGCGCGTGATCTGCGACGTCTTCCACCCGGACGGCTCGCCCTTCGAGGGGGATCCGCGCCGCGTGCTGCGCCGCACCCTGCTGGAGGCCGAGGCCCAGGGCATCACCTACTACACGGGCACGGAGCTGGAGTTCTTCCTGTTCCGGCCGCACCCGGACGGCAGCCTGCTCCCGCTGGTGCCTCAGGACCAGGCGGGCTACTTCGACGTCTCGACGGACCTGGCCCACACGGTGCGCCGGCACATGGTGGACAACCTGGTCAAGATGGGGCTGGAGATCGAGGCCCTGCACCACGAGGTGGCCATCGGCCAGCACGAGATCAACTTCAAGTACGACAAGGCGCTGGCCACCGCGGACAACGCCATCACCCTGCGCCTGACCGTCAAGGCCGTAGCCCAGAAGCACGGACTCTACGCCACGTTCATGCCCAAGCCCATCTACGGCGAGAACGGCTCGGGCATGCACACCAACCAGAGCCTGTGGAAGGACGGCAAGAACGACTTCATCGACCGCAAGGACCCCCACGGCCTGAGCGGCCTGGCCAAGCACTTCATCGCCGGCCAACTGACCCACGCCCGCTCCATGAGCGCCGTGATCGCCCCGCTGGTGAACAGCTACAAGCGGCTGGTGCCGGGCTACGAGGCGCCGGTCTACGTGAGCTGGGCCAGCCAGAACCGCTCGGCGTTGATCCGCGTGCCGCGCATCAGCCCGGGCCGGGAGAACGGCACGCGCATCGAACTACGCTGCCCGGATCCGTCCTCCAATCCCTACCTGGCCTTCGCCGTCATGCTGGCGGCGGGCATGGACGGGGTGAAGAAGAAGCTGCCCGCGCCCAAGGCGGCGGAGGAGGATCTCTTCCACGTCTCCGAGGCCAAGCGCCAGCGCATGACCTCCATGCCCGGCTCGCTGGGCGAGGCCATCCGCGAGTACAAGAAGAGCCGGCTGATCCGGCAGGTCTTCGGCGACGACTTGTTCCAGTCCTACCTGACGGCCAAGAACAAGGAATGGGACGCCTACCGCGTGCAGGTCTCGCGCTGGGAGCTGGACCGCTACCTGGCCATCTACTAG
- a CDS encoding DUF2089 family protein, protein MDSWERLTHWTQGRACHVERVRLDEEDVAIEGRFELPPLARLKADDQVFVAAFIRAHGSLKQMEESFGISYPTIKNRLRRLSEELTFLDIQVQQVAAPAAERAAAGVGKLLDGLESGELSVKEVLDRLGRPGTDPARTQAQDEEQ, encoded by the coding sequence ATGGACTCATGGGAGCGTTTGACGCACTGGACCCAGGGCCGGGCCTGTCATGTGGAGCGCGTGCGGCTGGACGAGGAGGACGTGGCCATTGAAGGCCGCTTCGAGCTGCCGCCCCTGGCGCGCCTGAAAGCCGACGACCAGGTTTTCGTGGCGGCCTTCATCCGGGCCCACGGGTCGCTGAAGCAGATGGAGGAATCCTTCGGAATCAGCTACCCGACCATCAAGAATCGCCTGCGGCGCCTGTCGGAGGAACTCACCTTCCTGGACATCCAGGTCCAGCAGGTGGCAGCCCCGGCGGCGGAACGGGCGGCTGCCGGGGTGGGGAAACTGCTGGACGGACTGGAGTCCGGCGAGTTGTCGGTGAAGGAAGTGTTGGACCGGTTGGGGCGTCCGGGCACGGATCCGGCGCGCACCCAAGCCCAAGACGAGGAGCAGTGA
- a CDS encoding multiheme c-type cytochrome: MKKFLQPLPFLVLAGVLLVGCAGEDGEAGPQGPAGTNGTNGSNGADGAQGPQGPAGPQGPAGQDGQDGQNYQAWAWVGSNNTACATCHGETVGEWLGSGHPNAFETLVNAGSSNNPYCLQCHTLGWDAPVAYGDTTITDHGLDHGGYDDFWGSTDTDDIARAHALEGVQCESCHGSMGPSMYNHDPEVSLATRFEGGESLAPCASCHGEQMEQWHEGAHGSWYERTGETVEDYSAEWNRTACWKCHGAEGFIANYDPDYAGMLPGATLDLVGCVACHDPHNAANPAQVRTLADATVLYAVNQPATFTGQGTSQLCAQCHQARRDAANVESQVHGNGTTFGTLRGPHESPQMDMFLGTGSFEIPGFTYNRGMDGFAHKAIGSACVTCHMEASAPHGYPLHDHTFEATLTACTGCHGAGVTSFDIDAFDGNGTGGQTEIMNLMTSIENFFGVPGDSLSSTTYTATITNPAHREAIYGYLFVKNDGSHGVHNPAYATSLLTSALQHLQNN, translated from the coding sequence ATGAAGAAATTCCTTCAGCCCCTGCCCTTCCTCGTGCTCGCCGGCGTGTTGCTGGTCGGTTGCGCGGGTGAGGATGGGGAGGCTGGTCCCCAGGGGCCGGCCGGCACGAACGGAACGAATGGCTCGAACGGTGCCGACGGTGCCCAGGGACCCCAGGGTCCCGCGGGTCCCCAGGGTCCTGCCGGCCAGGATGGCCAGGACGGCCAGAACTATCAGGCGTGGGCCTGGGTGGGTTCCAACAACACGGCGTGCGCCACGTGTCACGGCGAGACCGTGGGCGAGTGGCTGGGCTCGGGTCACCCCAACGCCTTCGAGACGTTGGTGAACGCCGGCTCCAGCAACAACCCCTACTGTCTGCAGTGCCACACCCTGGGCTGGGATGCGCCGGTTGCCTATGGCGACACGACCATCACGGACCACGGTCTGGACCATGGCGGTTATGACGATTTCTGGGGCTCCACCGACACGGACGACATCGCCCGTGCGCACGCCCTGGAAGGCGTCCAGTGCGAGTCCTGCCACGGCTCCATGGGCCCCAGCATGTACAACCACGATCCGGAAGTCTCGCTGGCGACCCGCTTCGAGGGTGGCGAGTCCTTGGCCCCCTGCGCCTCCTGCCACGGCGAGCAGATGGAGCAGTGGCATGAGGGTGCCCACGGTTCCTGGTACGAGCGCACCGGTGAGACGGTGGAAGACTACTCGGCCGAGTGGAACCGCACGGCGTGCTGGAAGTGCCACGGCGCCGAAGGCTTCATCGCCAACTACGATCCGGACTATGCCGGCATGCTGCCGGGCGCGACCCTTGACCTCGTGGGCTGCGTGGCCTGCCACGACCCGCACAACGCCGCCAACCCGGCCCAGGTGCGGACGCTGGCCGACGCCACGGTGCTCTACGCCGTCAATCAGCCGGCCACCTTCACGGGTCAGGGCACCAGCCAGCTGTGTGCCCAGTGCCATCAGGCCCGTCGCGACGCGGCCAACGTGGAGTCCCAGGTGCACGGCAACGGCACCACCTTCGGCACCCTGCGTGGACCGCACGAGAGCCCCCAGATGGACATGTTCCTGGGCACCGGCTCCTTCGAGATCCCGGGCTTCACGTACAACCGCGGCATGGACGGCTTTGCCCACAAGGCCATCGGCAGCGCGTGCGTGACCTGCCACATGGAAGCTTCGGCCCCGCACGGCTACCCGCTGCATGACCACACCTTCGAGGCCACCCTGACGGCTTGCACCGGTTGCCACGGCGCCGGCGTGACGAGCTTCGACATCGATGCCTTCGACGGGAACGGCACGGGCGGCCAGACGGAGATCATGAACCTCATGACCTCCATCGAAAACTTCTTCGGCGTCCCCGGTGACTCGCTGTCCTCGACCACGTACACGGCGACCATCACCAACCCGGCCCATCGTGAAGCCATCTACGGCTACCTGTTCGTCAAGAACGACGGCAGCCACGGCGTTCACAACCCGGCCTATGCGACCTCCCTGCTGACCAGCGCGCTGCAGCACCTGCAGAACAACTAG